From a region of the Leishmania donovani BPK282A1 complete genome, chromosome 24 genome:
- a CDS encoding hypothetical predicted multi-pass transmembrane protein — MSRKRRQRAATVSGTPFPVSLASAASSASSEQLPNGTTRSRTKCRENGDGCCVSARHSPHPEPPSLSRSEAVRAAHSRVSSSGSGAIHREEPSVVGMEDFPSPVPYLRRVASSDGYLNGSRHGKSFAVSERPPNGSARVGITAMQNATYCGNWSQVVLGATSAIMFLLVLCVSYALYILVTPYGQSIMNGVLLSIVMHPQSRLRSSLYMGTAVDRMTRMQQRWVVRGRLMGLVGSWLSLCHFASFVVMQGTFFLGLNKIHVRAHSALLEEASAAGRGAGVGVKGASTRTMPRCPYASHGATNPATQSAASTTRQGGAGGVSRPAGTSTSSTAASRAPPSTGVPPAQLHRRLVSTPRGRRALRWLTISIIVIVAHLLVGVTYFALLHAALGVVFAVTVPFLPADTFVSSMGRLWRAAVLLFFVVGLTLNLTADVLSISEAVRRTTSAVVGSGGGGGDDAAMVAPSTSNVRDGVVAVLGVENCTPTAPFAKVAVTGDSLASGEDATSEAAAAATSRADVDALSVLGEYRSRIEAFLIGKIQDLVVQELADMFSDGNVSKMVETLMEVLPPQLRAVVTRDDTVLAALEKSTSEGGTSSLSGGEDGTHEKAAAQPLSWRAVLANARGLRPASAIKSLVYDSLSGTSARTLNSASDTSVRGAAAAVHKVEINWLTVSRLMASRLLPYVEHALRLFFRVGSNLLGLFDSIYAVILFVFCYRYLTQLEHTVLYYGVAKLLRVMQPELGDHHARNIEQDITVSFITLLQSFWHLTWFHFCITFCAFKLWGFPTPFLLGLVSVVLALFPLVPKWLSPCSIALVYMLVQLGSLVTSEGTSCSGSRGPGEAHAAASTVIPLLSFPPGRSWIEVLVWGKPYVLHYTRALSFGLAVLLECGDEWLLCVSRGLRGGFFTEADGKGREQLQPFVIGTALVLGFVAYGTRGIVFGPLTVIVARVLFDNWDIVLANREPGRLTLPPSSFVGVEGNDDEETSMVESP; from the coding sequence ATGTCGCGAAaacgacggcagcgggcgGCCACTGTCAGCGGTACCCCCTTCCCCGTCTCCCTCGCCTCTGCGGCCTCATCAGCGTCGTCTGAGCAGCTGCCGAACGGCACGACTCGTAGTCGCACAAAATGCAGAGAGAATGGCGACGGGTGTTGTGTGTCAGCGCGGCACAGCCCGCATCCAGAGCCTCCGTCCCTCTCCCGCTCAGAGGCTGTCCGTGCGGCTCATTCAcgcgtgagcagcagcggcagcggcgccattCATCGCGAAGAGCCGTCGGTGGTGGGTATGGAGGACTTCCCTTCCCCTGTGCCGTACCTCCGTCGCGTCGCCAGCTCTGACGGGTATCTTAATGGCAGTAGGCACGGCAAGTCCTTCGCTGTAAGTGAACGTCCGCCAAATGGCAGCGCAAGGGTGGGCATTACGGCCATGCAGAATGCCACTTACTGCGGCAACTGGTCTCAGGTGGTCCTCGGGGCCACCTCTGCCATCATGTTCCTCCTTGTTCTCTGCGTCAGCTACGCCCTTTACATTCTCGTCACCCCGTATGGACAGAGCATCATGAACGGCGTGCTACTCTCCATCGTCATGCACCCGCAGAGCCGCCTGCGGTCGTCACTCTACATGGGCACTGCTGTCGATCGTATGACGCgcatgcagcagcgctgggTGGTGCGGGGGCGGTTGATGGGCCTTGTCGGTTCGTGGCTATCCTTGTGCCACTTCGCGTCCTTTGTGGTGATGCAGGGGACCTTCTTCTTGGGCCTCAACAAGAtccacgtgcgcgcacactcaGCGCTCCTGGAAGAGGCCTCCGCAGCTGGACGTGGTGCCGGAGTGGGCGTCAAGGGCGCCAGCACGCGCACCATGCCGCGTTGCCCGTACGCCTCCCATGGCGCAACCAATCCAGCGACGCAGTCAGCTGCGTCGACCACGCGACAAGggggcgctggcggcgtgtCGCGCCCCGCGGGGACCTCCACATCCTCGACGGCCGCCTCGAGAGCACCTCCTTCGACGGGCGTACCGCCAGCCCAGCTTCACCGACGCCTCGTGTCCACCCCGCGCGGGCGCCGTGCCCTGCGCTGGCTCACCATCTCCATCATCGTCATTGTTGCCCACTTGCTGGTTGGTGTCACCTATTTTGCGCTCCTTCACGCTGCTTTGGGTGTTGTGTTTGCCGTCACGGTGCCCTTCCTGCCTGCTGACACCTTCGTCAGCTCCATGGGGCGCCTGTGGCGGGCTGCAGTCCTCCTGTTCTTCGTGGTGGGCCTCACTCTTAACTTGACGGCTGATGTACTGTCCATCAGCGAGGCGGTGCGACGCACCACATCTGCTGTCGtaggcagcggtggcggtggcggggatGATGCGGCCATGGTAGCTCCGTCCACCTCTAACGTCCGTGATGGAGTTGTAGCGGTGCTGGGTGTGGAGAACTGCACCCCGACTGCGCCGTTTGCGAAGGTGGCCGTCACGGGCGACAGCTTAGCAAGCGGGGAGGACGCAacgagcgaggcggccgcggcggcgacgtcgcgcgCCGACGTGGACGCGCTGAGTGTGTTGGGTGAGTACCGCAGCCGTATCGAGGCCTTCCTCATTGGCAAGATCCAGGACCTCGTCGTGCAGGAGTTGGCGGATATGTTCAGCGACGGCAACGTCTCGAAGATGGTCGAGACGCTCATGGAGGTGCttccgccgcagctgcgcgcggtggTGACGCGCGATGACACGGTGCTCGCTGCACTTGAGAAGTCGACTAGCGAGGGCGGCACCTCGTCATtgagcggaggagaggacggCACTCACGAAaaggctgctgcgcagccgctctcgTGGCGCGCTGTGCTGGCGAATGCGCGTGGCCTGCGCCCCGCAAGCGCCATCAAGTCGCTCGTCTACGACTCCCTCTCGGGCACGTCTGCCAGGACTCTCAACAGCGCGAGTGACACGAGTgtccgcggcgcggcggcggcggtccaCAAGGTAGAGATCAACTGGCTCACCGTCTCCCGCCTGATGGCATCTCGCCTGCTGCCCTACGTCGAGCACGCGCTGCGTCTGTTCTTCCGAGTTGGCTCCAATCTGCTCGGCCTCTTCGACAGCATCTACGCCGTCattctctttgttttctgcTACCGCTACCTCACCCAGCTCGAGCACACAGTGCTCTACTACGGCGTGGCGAAGTTGCTGCGCGTGATGCAGCCGGAGCTGGGCGATCACCACGCCCGCAACATTGAGCAGGACATCACAGTCTCCTTCATCACGCTTCTTCAGTCGTTCTGGCACCTGACGTGGTTTCACTTCTGCATTACGTTCTGCGCCTTCAAACTCTGGGGATTCCCGACGCCGTTTTTGTTGGGGCTCGTCTCCGTCGTCCTGGCGCTCTTTCCGCTCGTACCGAAGTGGTTGAGCCCGTGCTCCATCGCGCTGGTGTACATGCTGGTGCAGCTCGGATCGCTCGTCACCTCTGAAGGGACGAGTTGCAGTGGCAGCCGCGGGCCAGgggaggcgcacgcggctGCTTCGACCGTCattcctctcctctcgttCCCGCCTGGCCGATCGTGGATCGAGGTTCTCGTGTGGGGCAAGCCTTATGTTCTCCACTACACCCGCGCCCTCAGTTTTGGCCTGGCCGTCCTGCTGGAGTGCGGCGACGAATGGCTTCTCTGCGTCTCGCGAGGactgcgcggcggcttctTCACGGAGGCCGACGGGAAGGgccgcgagcagctgcagccctTTGTGATCGGGacagcgctggtgctgggATTTGTTGCCTACGGCACCCGCGGCATCGTCTTCGGCCCTTTGACGGTCATCGTCGCGCGCGTACTCTTCGATAACTGGGACATTGTGCTGGCGAACCGCGAGCCCGGCCGTCTGACCTtaccgccgtcgtcgtttGTGGGTGTGGAAGggaacgacgacgaggaaaCCTCGATGGTGGAATCACCATAG
- a CDS encoding mitochondrial translocase subunit, putative has protein sequence MNPNQPPRRKAAFNEEFDVMQAIQEDRMAYHASIACHERCVHNYFFNNFYWREKTCMENCLDKINQATVITNINYGKFEDVESKK, from the coding sequence ATGAACCCCAATCAGCCGCCGAGGCGCAAGGCCGCCTTTAATGAGGAGTTCGATGTGATGCAGGCCATTCAAGAGGACCGCATGGCCTACCACGCCAGCATCGCGTGCCACGAGCGGTGCGTGCACAACTACTTCTTCAATAACTTCTACTGGCGAGAGAAGACGTGCATGGAAAATTGCCTAGATAAGATCAACCAGGCGACTGTCATCACGAACATCAACTACGGCAAGTTCGAAGACGTCGAGTCGAAGAAGTGA